One window from the genome of Streptomyces sp. NBC_00287 encodes:
- a CDS encoding TetR/AcrR family transcriptional regulator, which yields MAVDRDHVLRSAAALLTRKSTSTMDEVAKAAGISRATLHRHFAGRDALVRALEALGIAECEAALDAARLDEGGASEAVRRLVREIEPAAGLLAFLYSENQLFEGEGQNEGWARLDVRIAAVFRRGQESGEFRIDLTPAWLTEALYGLMASGAWAVQEGRVAANDFTHMIAELLLGGAVRREES from the coding sequence ATGGCTGTCGATCGTGACCACGTGCTGCGCAGCGCAGCCGCCCTGCTCACCCGGAAATCCACGTCCACCATGGACGAGGTCGCCAAGGCCGCCGGGATCAGCCGGGCCACGCTGCACCGCCACTTCGCGGGGCGTGACGCGCTCGTCCGGGCGCTGGAGGCGCTCGGTATCGCGGAGTGCGAGGCCGCGCTGGACGCGGCCCGGCTGGACGAGGGCGGCGCGAGCGAGGCCGTACGCCGGCTCGTCCGCGAGATAGAGCCCGCGGCCGGACTCCTCGCGTTCCTCTACTCCGAGAACCAGCTGTTCGAGGGCGAGGGGCAGAACGAGGGCTGGGCCCGGCTCGATGTCCGGATCGCCGCGGTGTTCCGGCGCGGCCAGGAGTCCGGCGAGTTCCGGATCGACCTCACCCCGGCCTGGCTCACCGAGGCGCTGTACGGCCTGATGGCCTCCGGCGCCTGGGCTGTCCAGGAGGGCAGGGTCGCGGCCAACGACTTCACACACATGATCGCCGAGCTCCTGCTCGGCGGCGCCGTACGGAGAGAGGAATCATGA
- a CDS encoding aldo/keto reductase: MPFARLATATTPTCHIGLGLAAVGRPGYINLGRDEDLGENRTVETLRTRTHELLDAAYAQGVRYFDVARSYGRSEEFLADWLNARPDIDDVVIGSKWGYTYTAGWSADAETHEVKDHSLQAYERQRAETDALLGDRLDLYQIHSVTPDSPALTDKDLHAKLAEAAAEGLTVGFSTSGPAQADAIRAALAVTVDDEPLFRTVQSTYNLLDTSAAPALAEAHDAGLTVIVKEAMANGRLAEPFAPDALKAVAAETSLGTDAVALAHVLRQPWAGVVLSGAATVVQLASNLHAPVVDLDENQLTRLAELVEEPGAYWERRGQLPWH, from the coding sequence ATGCCCTTCGCCCGACTGGCCACAGCAACAACCCCCACCTGCCACATCGGACTGGGTCTCGCCGCCGTAGGCCGCCCCGGCTACATCAACCTCGGCCGAGACGAAGACCTCGGAGAGAACCGCACCGTCGAAACGCTGCGCACCCGCACCCACGAACTCCTCGACGCCGCCTACGCCCAAGGCGTCCGCTACTTCGACGTCGCCCGTTCCTACGGCCGCTCCGAGGAGTTCCTCGCCGACTGGCTGAACGCCCGCCCCGATATTGACGACGTGGTCATCGGCAGCAAGTGGGGCTACACCTACACCGCCGGCTGGTCGGCGGACGCCGAGACGCACGAGGTCAAGGACCACAGCCTCCAGGCGTACGAGCGTCAGCGCGCCGAGACCGACGCCCTGCTCGGCGACCGGCTCGATCTCTACCAGATTCACTCGGTGACCCCGGACAGCCCCGCCCTCACCGACAAGGACCTGCACGCCAAGCTGGCCGAGGCCGCGGCCGAGGGCCTTACCGTCGGCTTCTCCACCAGCGGCCCCGCCCAGGCGGACGCGATCCGCGCCGCCCTCGCCGTGACGGTCGACGACGAGCCCCTCTTCCGTACGGTCCAGTCGACCTACAACCTCCTGGACACCTCCGCCGCCCCCGCCCTGGCCGAGGCCCATGACGCCGGACTCACGGTGATCGTCAAGGAGGCCATGGCCAACGGAAGGCTCGCGGAGCCCTTCGCCCCGGACGCGCTGAAGGCCGTAGCGGCGGAAACCTCCCTCGGCACCGACGCCGTGGCCCTCGCCCATGTCCTGCGCCAGCCCTGGGCGGGCGTAGTCCTCTCCGGCGCCGCCACCGTCGTCCAGCTCGCCTCCAACCTCCACGCACCCGTCGTGGACCTGGACGAGAACCAGCTGACCCGGCTCGCGGAGCTGGTGGAGGAGCCGGGGGCGTACTGGGAGCGGCGCGGTCAGCTGCCCTGGCACTGA
- the argH gene encoding argininosuccinate lyase — protein sequence MSSNSGDVRLWGARFADGPAEALARLSASVHFDWRLAPYDIAGSRAHARVLHKAGLLTDDELTRMIAGLEQLAADVADGSFVGTVADEDVHTALERGLLERLGPDLGGKLRAGRSRNDQVATLFRMYLRDQARGIAGLIADLQDALIGLAEAHPDVAMPGRTHLQHAQPVLFAHHVLAHVQSLSRDAERLRQWDARTAVSPYGSGALAGSSLGLDPEAVAKDLGFEHGSVANSIDGTASRDFVAEFAFITAMIGVNLSRIAEEIIIWNTKEFSFVTLHDAFSTGSSIMPQKKNPDIAELARGKSGRLIGNLTGLLATLKALPLAYNRDLQEDKEPVFDSCDQLDVLLPAFTGMIATLTVHRERMEELAPAGFSLATDVAEWLVKQGVPFRVAHEVAGACVKAAEAEDKELDELTDEQFAKISEHLTPEVRTVLNVPGALASRNGRGGTAPSAVAVQLAEVKADVAAQHEWANAKKQQVSYES from the coding sequence GTGAGCAGCAACAGCGGAGACGTCCGGCTCTGGGGCGCACGTTTCGCGGACGGACCCGCCGAGGCCCTGGCCAGGCTGTCCGCGTCGGTCCACTTCGACTGGCGGCTCGCGCCGTACGACATCGCGGGCTCGCGTGCCCACGCGCGCGTGCTGCACAAGGCGGGCCTGCTCACCGACGACGAGCTGACGCGGATGATCGCGGGCCTCGAACAACTGGCCGCGGATGTCGCCGACGGCTCCTTCGTCGGCACCGTCGCCGACGAGGACGTGCACACCGCCCTGGAGCGGGGCCTGCTGGAGCGCCTCGGGCCCGACCTCGGCGGCAAGCTCCGCGCGGGCCGCTCCAGGAACGACCAGGTGGCGACCCTCTTCCGGATGTATCTGCGGGACCAGGCGCGCGGCATCGCCGGTCTCATCGCCGACCTCCAGGACGCCCTGATCGGCCTGGCGGAGGCCCACCCGGACGTGGCGATGCCCGGCCGCACTCACCTCCAGCACGCCCAGCCGGTGCTCTTCGCCCACCATGTCCTCGCACATGTGCAGTCCCTGTCCCGGGATGCCGAGCGGCTGCGCCAGTGGGACGCGCGTACGGCGGTCTCCCCGTACGGCTCGGGTGCCCTGGCGGGCTCCTCGCTCGGCCTGGACCCGGAGGCGGTGGCGAAGGACCTGGGCTTCGAGCACGGGTCGGTCGCCAACTCCATCGACGGCACGGCCTCCCGTGACTTCGTCGCGGAGTTCGCCTTCATCACCGCGATGATCGGCGTGAACCTCTCCCGGATCGCCGAGGAGATCATCATCTGGAACACGAAGGAGTTCTCCTTCGTGACCCTGCACGACGCGTTCTCGACGGGCTCGTCGATCATGCCGCAGAAGAAGAACCCCGACATCGCGGAGCTGGCGCGCGGCAAGAGCGGCCGCCTGATCGGCAACCTGACGGGCCTGCTGGCAACCCTCAAGGCGCTCCCGCTCGCGTACAACCGCGACCTCCAGGAGGACAAGGAGCCGGTCTTCGACTCCTGCGACCAGCTGGACGTCCTGCTCCCGGCCTTCACCGGCATGATCGCCACGCTCACCGTCCACCGCGAGCGCATGGAGGAGCTGGCCCCGGCCGGCTTCTCCCTCGCCACCGATGTCGCCGAGTGGCTGGTCAAGCAGGGTGTCCCGTTCCGGGTGGCGCACGAGGTGGCCGGCGCCTGCGTCAAGGCCGCCGAGGCGGAGGACAAGGAACTGGACGAGCTGACGGACGAACAGTTCGCGAAGATCTCCGAGCATCTGACCCCCGAGGTCCGCACGGTCCTGAACGTCCCGGGCGCCCTGGCGTCCCGCAACGGCCGCGGGGGCACGGCACCGAGCGCGGTGGCGGTACAGCTGGCGGAGGTCAAGGCGGACGTGGCGGCGCAGCACGAGTGGGCGAACGCCAAGAAGCAGCAGGTCTCGTACGAGAGCTGA
- a CDS encoding argininosuccinate synthase gives MTERVVLAYSGGLDTSVAIGWIAEETGAEVIAVAVDVGQGGEDLDVIRKRALACGAVEAEVADAKDEFAEEYCLPAIKANALYMDRYPLVSALSRPTIVKHLVAAAQKHGATIVAHGCTGKGNDQVRFEAGIVALAPDLKCIAPVRDYAMTRDKAIAFCEEKNLPIATTKKSPYSIDQNAFGRAVETGFLEDIWNAPIEDIYEYTQNPAVARDADEVIISFEEGVPVAIDGRPVTVLQAIQQLNERAGAQGIGRIDMVEDRLVGIKSREVYEAPGAIALITAHQELENVTVERELARYKRQVEQRWGELVYDGQWFSPLKRALDGFINEANQHVTGDIRMTLHGGRAVVTGRRSPSSLYDFNLATYDTGDTFDQAAAKGFIDIYSLSSKIAAKRDLA, from the coding sequence ATGACCGAGCGCGTCGTACTCGCCTACTCGGGCGGTCTGGACACCTCCGTCGCCATCGGCTGGATCGCGGAGGAGACCGGCGCCGAGGTCATCGCCGTAGCCGTGGACGTCGGTCAGGGCGGCGAGGACCTGGACGTGATCCGCAAGCGCGCCCTCGCGTGCGGCGCGGTCGAGGCCGAGGTCGCGGACGCCAAGGACGAGTTCGCCGAGGAGTACTGCCTCCCGGCGATCAAGGCCAACGCCCTCTACATGGACCGCTATCCGCTGGTCTCCGCGCTCTCCCGGCCGACGATCGTCAAGCACCTCGTCGCCGCCGCGCAGAAGCACGGCGCCACCATCGTCGCCCACGGCTGCACCGGCAAGGGCAACGACCAGGTCCGCTTCGAGGCCGGCATCGTCGCCCTCGCACCCGACCTCAAGTGCATCGCCCCGGTCCGCGACTACGCCATGACGCGGGACAAGGCCATCGCGTTCTGCGAGGAGAAGAACCTCCCGATCGCCACCACCAAGAAGTCCCCGTACTCCATCGACCAGAACGCGTTCGGACGCGCGGTCGAGACGGGCTTCCTGGAGGACATCTGGAACGCGCCGATCGAGGACATCTACGAGTACACCCAGAACCCGGCGGTCGCCCGCGACGCCGACGAGGTGATCATCTCCTTCGAGGAGGGCGTCCCGGTCGCGATCGACGGGCGGCCCGTCACGGTCCTCCAGGCGATCCAGCAGCTCAACGAGCGCGCCGGCGCCCAGGGCATCGGCCGGATCGACATGGTCGAGGACCGACTCGTCGGCATCAAGTCCCGCGAGGTGTACGAGGCCCCGGGCGCGATCGCGCTGATCACGGCCCACCAGGAGCTGGAGAACGTCACCGTCGAACGCGAACTCGCCCGCTACAAGCGCCAGGTCGAACAGCGCTGGGGCGAACTCGTCTACGACGGCCAGTGGTTCTCCCCGCTCAAGCGCGCCCTGGACGGCTTCATCAACGAAGCCAACCAGCATGTCACCGGCGACATCCGGATGACACTGCACGGCGGACGCGCGGTGGTGACCGGCCGGCGCTCCCCGTCGTCGCTGTACGACTTCAACCTCGCCACCTACGACACCGGCGACACCTTCGACCAAGCCGCCGCCAAGGGCTTCATCGACATCTACAGTCTGTCATCGAAGATCGCCGCCAAGCGCGACCTGGCGTGA
- a CDS encoding pyridoxamine 5'-phosphate oxidase family protein, with amino-acid sequence MGKTYERIDGRLRTFIEAQPLFFTATAPLSGDGTVNLSPKGLKGSFAVLDEQSVAYLDFAGSNAETIAHLRENGRITLMWCAFQGPPSIVRVHGRGEPVFRDDPRFPELLAHFPDIDPGPHGLRAIILVTAELVRDTCGYAVPFMSYDEERDLHQKRFAREDDESLSAYFTKKEHIATSLDGLPGLPLPLPPSTV; translated from the coding sequence ATGGGAAAGACCTATGAGCGCATAGACGGCAGACTCCGCACCTTCATCGAGGCCCAGCCCCTCTTCTTCACGGCGACCGCGCCTCTCTCCGGGGACGGCACGGTCAACCTCTCCCCCAAGGGCCTCAAGGGCTCCTTCGCGGTCCTCGACGAACAGTCCGTGGCCTACCTGGACTTCGCCGGATCCAACGCGGAGACCATCGCGCATCTGCGGGAGAACGGCCGGATCACCCTGATGTGGTGCGCCTTCCAGGGCCCGCCCAGCATCGTCCGGGTGCACGGCCGGGGTGAGCCGGTCTTCCGTGACGACCCGCGCTTCCCCGAACTCCTCGCGCACTTCCCCGACATCGACCCGGGTCCGCACGGGCTGCGCGCGATCATCCTGGTGACCGCCGAACTCGTCCGGGACACCTGCGGCTACGCGGTGCCCTTCATGTCGTACGACGAGGAGCGCGATCTGCACCAGAAGCGGTTCGCGCGGGAGGACGACGAGTCGCTGAGCGCCTACTTCACCAAGAAGGAGCACATCGCCACCAGCCTGGATGGCCTACCCGGGCTGCCGTTGCCGCTGCCGCCGTCTACGGTCTGA
- a CDS encoding L,D-transpeptidase family protein: protein MRPGVVALASASLLVLAAAPAGEPPLPARMADTGGGTQLITAVAARTGATTGTVTWWDLRDGRWVKAGSASARFGANGLVEGSARRQGTSTTPTGLYDLPYAFGIKAAPEGTAYKYRPVHRDSWWCQDNDSRSYNRWTEPRPADCRAAESEQLITYTAQYAHALVIGFNYTKPVRGRGAGIFLHVNGRGATAGCVSVPVEDMRRILRWADPARKPHIAIGTTGGPTAVTRY, encoded by the coding sequence ATGCGCCCCGGTGTCGTCGCCCTCGCCTCCGCCTCCCTCCTCGTGCTCGCTGCCGCGCCCGCCGGCGAACCGCCGCTGCCGGCGCGGATGGCGGACACGGGCGGCGGCACCCAGCTGATCACCGCCGTAGCCGCACGGACCGGCGCCACCACCGGCACGGTCACCTGGTGGGACCTGCGCGACGGCCGCTGGGTGAAGGCCGGTTCCGCTTCCGCCCGCTTCGGGGCGAACGGTCTGGTCGAAGGCTCCGCGCGCCGCCAGGGCACCAGCACCACACCCACCGGGCTGTACGACCTGCCGTACGCCTTCGGCATCAAGGCGGCGCCGGAGGGGACCGCGTACAAGTACCGCCCGGTGCACCGGGATTCATGGTGGTGCCAGGACAACGACTCGCGCTCCTACAACCGTTGGACCGAGCCCCGCCCGGCCGACTGCCGGGCCGCCGAGTCCGAGCAGCTGATCACCTACACCGCCCAGTACGCGCACGCGCTCGTCATCGGCTTCAACTACACGAAGCCGGTGCGCGGCCGGGGTGCCGGAATCTTCCTGCATGTCAACGGGCGTGGGGCGACCGCCGGTTGTGTGTCGGTGCCGGTCGAGGACATGCGGCGGATCCTGCGGTGGGCCGATCCCGCCCGAAAGCCGCACATCGCCATCGGAACGACAGGCGGACCGACTGCGGTCACGCGGTACTGA
- a CDS encoding ferredoxin reductase family protein: MTTTLAGGRAARRQTMRRIRPRRSPAVPLVIALWAGAAAVLWLWWDNTPSLADNTAKILAAGRITGLLAGYLMALVVLQMARVPALERRVGSDRVARWHAMSGRYTICLVIAHIFLIMWAYALQAGKTLGDIVQQTIDSINTLPDMGKAAIGTGLLFVIAFLSIGGVRRRVPYDTWYHVHLLTYAAVYLTFWHQITTGNEFAVEPSAKTFWYGLYGIVTALVVWYRILTPIRLNMRHRMYVEAVIEEAPGVVSVLIGGRKLHRMGAEAGQFFRWRFLSPGMRFSSHPYSLSAAPRPDMLRITVKAIGDHSERLRELEPGTKVWAEGPYGALTAQRRSRGKVLLVAGGVGITPMRALFETLPGASGDITLLYRANSTQDLALWDELAAIAEERGARLMYAVNSPDGERPDISAERLQQKLPDIDKHDVFLCGPPGFAQSVYEALRGAGVPARRIHHESFEM; this comes from the coding sequence GTGACCACCACGCTCGCAGGCGGCCGTGCCGCCCGCCGCCAGACGATGCGCCGCATCCGTCCGCGCCGCTCCCCGGCCGTCCCCTTGGTGATCGCCCTGTGGGCCGGCGCTGCGGCGGTGCTGTGGCTGTGGTGGGACAACACACCGTCCCTCGCGGACAACACCGCCAAGATCCTCGCCGCGGGCCGGATCACCGGTCTGCTCGCCGGCTATCTGATGGCGCTCGTCGTGCTCCAGATGGCCCGCGTGCCCGCCCTGGAGCGGCGGGTGGGCTCCGACCGGGTCGCCCGCTGGCACGCGATGAGCGGCCGGTACACGATCTGCCTGGTCATCGCGCACATCTTCCTCATCATGTGGGCGTACGCGCTCCAGGCGGGCAAGACGCTCGGCGACATCGTGCAGCAGACGATCGACTCGATCAACACACTGCCGGACATGGGCAAGGCGGCCATCGGCACCGGGCTGCTGTTCGTCATCGCCTTCCTGTCGATCGGGGGCGTGCGCCGCCGGGTCCCCTACGACACCTGGTACCACGTGCATCTGCTGACGTACGCGGCGGTGTACCTGACGTTCTGGCACCAGATCACCACCGGCAACGAGTTCGCCGTGGAGCCGTCCGCGAAGACCTTCTGGTACGGGCTGTACGGCATCGTGACCGCGCTGGTGGTCTGGTACCGGATCCTCACCCCGATCCGTCTCAACATGCGGCACCGGATGTACGTCGAGGCGGTCATCGAGGAGGCCCCGGGCGTCGTGTCGGTGCTGATCGGCGGGCGCAAGCTGCACCGGATGGGCGCGGAGGCGGGGCAGTTCTTCCGGTGGCGGTTCCTGTCGCCGGGCATGCGATTCAGTTCCCACCCCTACTCGCTGTCGGCGGCGCCCCGCCCCGACATGCTGCGGATCACCGTGAAGGCGATCGGCGACCACAGCGAACGGCTGCGTGAGCTGGAGCCCGGGACCAAGGTGTGGGCGGAGGGCCCGTACGGCGCGCTCACCGCCCAGCGGCGCAGCCGGGGCAAGGTACTGCTGGTGGCGGGCGGGGTCGGGATCACGCCGATGCGGGCGCTGTTCGAGACGCTGCCGGGTGCCTCCGGCGACATCACCCTCCTCTACCGGGCCAACAGCACCCAGGATCTGGCGCTGTGGGACGAGCTGGCCGCCATCGCCGAGGAGCGGGGCGCGCGGCTGATGTACGCGGTCAACAGCCCGGACGGCGAACGTCCGGACATCTCGGCCGAACGTCTGCAGCAGAAGCTGCCGGACATCGACAAGCACGACGTCTTCCTGTGCGGGCCGCCCGGCTTCGCGCAGTCCGTGTACGAAGCACTGCGCGGCGCGGGAGTGCCCGCCCGCCGCATCCATCACGAGTCGTTCGAGATGTGA
- a CDS encoding FMN-binding protein translates to MRKTHPIRRVVLAGAATVSGIVLLLSLKPASDPASASAAGGAAPQQTAAAQESAQGGSAAQAGTVTGDAVQTQYGPVQVRLTVSAGKVTKVEAVQAPSGGRSTEVTNTAVPRLNQAALATQSAEIDAVSGATYTSSGYKQSLQSALDKVEKAPEAPEAPEGSGGGGEAAEAAARTVTGETVKTQYGPVQVRITVDGGKITAAEAVQAPSGGQSTQINGNAVPKLNAAAVAAGSADIDAVSGATYTSNGYKQSLQSALDQAGG, encoded by the coding sequence ATGAGGAAGACTCACCCCATCCGGCGTGTCGTGCTGGCGGGCGCCGCCACCGTGTCCGGGATCGTGCTGCTGCTGTCGCTGAAGCCGGCGTCCGATCCGGCGTCCGCCTCGGCGGCGGGCGGCGCGGCACCGCAGCAGACCGCGGCGGCGCAGGAGTCGGCGCAGGGCGGCAGCGCCGCGCAGGCCGGGACCGTCACCGGTGACGCGGTGCAGACGCAGTACGGGCCCGTGCAGGTACGGCTGACCGTGAGCGCCGGCAAGGTCACCAAGGTGGAGGCCGTGCAGGCGCCCAGTGGTGGTCGCAGTACCGAGGTCACCAACACCGCGGTGCCCCGGCTGAACCAGGCGGCGCTCGCGACGCAGAGCGCGGAGATCGACGCGGTGTCGGGGGCGACGTATACGAGCAGTGGGTACAAGCAGTCGTTGCAGTCGGCGTTGGACAAGGTGGAGAAGGCCCCCGAGGCCCCCGAGGCTCCCGAGGGTTCCGGGGGCGGGGGCGAAGCTGCCGAGGCCGCCGCCCGTACGGTCACCGGGGAGACCGTGAAGACGCAGTACGGGCCCGTTCAGGTGCGGATCACCGTCGACGGCGGGAAGATCACGGCCGCGGAGGCCGTGCAGGCGCCGAGTGGTGGGCAGAGCACGCAGATCAACGGGAACGCCGTGCCGAAGCTCAACGCTGCCGCGGTCGCTGCCGGGAGTGCCGATATCGACGCCGTGTCCGGGGCGACGTACACCAGCAACGGCTACAAGCAGTCCTTGCAGTCGGCTCTGGACCAGGCCGGTGGCTGA
- a CDS encoding FAD:protein FMN transferase gives MAESVADPAQAPAAVRHVEEVMGTVFSFDVRGGDPEAVRAALTEAVAGLHRVDEVFSTYRENSEISRLGRGELTVPECAPEVAEVLALGEEASRLSDGWFSTSYEGRLDPTGIVKGWAVEQAARRLTAAGASGVSVNGGGDVQLLGVPGPQRPWRVGVSDPLRPGGLAAVISAAGTSELAVATSGTAERGAHIVDPRTGKSAVTDLLAVTVVAPTVTWADCWATAAFAMGSRAGLRWLESLPDVEALLITAGDEVRCTGGLAARLG, from the coding sequence GTGGCTGAGTCGGTGGCCGATCCCGCGCAGGCTCCCGCCGCGGTGCGTCATGTGGAGGAGGTCATGGGGACCGTCTTCTCCTTCGACGTCCGCGGCGGGGATCCGGAGGCGGTACGGGCGGCGCTGACGGAGGCGGTGGCGGGGTTGCACCGCGTCGACGAGGTGTTCAGCACGTACCGGGAGAACAGCGAGATCTCCCGCCTCGGGCGCGGGGAGCTGACGGTGCCGGAATGCGCTCCCGAGGTCGCCGAGGTACTGGCGCTGGGCGAAGAGGCCTCACGGCTCAGCGACGGATGGTTCAGCACGTCGTACGAGGGCCGCCTCGATCCCACCGGGATCGTGAAGGGCTGGGCGGTCGAGCAGGCGGCGCGTCGTCTGACTGCGGCGGGGGCGAGTGGCGTGAGCGTCAACGGCGGCGGCGATGTGCAGCTGCTGGGCGTACCCGGTCCGCAGCGCCCGTGGCGGGTGGGGGTCTCGGATCCGCTCCGGCCGGGTGGGCTTGCGGCGGTGATCTCGGCCGCGGGGACCTCGGAACTGGCGGTCGCGACATCGGGTACGGCGGAGCGGGGGGCGCACATCGTGGATCCGCGGACGGGCAAGTCGGCGGTCACGGACTTGCTGGCGGTGACGGTGGTGGCCCCGACGGTGACGTGGGCGGACTGCTGGGCGACGGCGGCGTTCGCGATGGGTTCGCGGGCGGGATTGCGGTGGCTGGAGTCGCTACCGGATGTGGAGGCGTTGCTGATCACGGCGGGCGATGAGGTGCGGTGCACGGGCGGACTGGCGGCACGCCTGGGCTGA
- a CDS encoding arginine repressor, producing the protein MSQAQDHEHAGGAGPAVPQTRTARHRRIVDILNRQPVRSQSQLAKLLADDGLTVTQATLSRDLDELNAVKIRNNDGDLIYAVPSEGGFRTPRAPLGESAKEERMRRLSQELLISAEASANLVVLRTPPGAAQFLASAIDQAELHDILGTIAGDDTLLLISREPTGGQALAEHLLRLAQNGH; encoded by the coding sequence ATGAGTCAGGCGCAGGATCACGAGCACGCGGGGGGCGCCGGGCCTGCCGTGCCGCAGACCCGGACCGCACGTCATCGCCGGATCGTGGACATCCTCAACCGGCAACCGGTGCGTTCGCAGAGCCAACTGGCGAAGTTGCTGGCGGACGACGGGTTGACCGTCACGCAGGCGACGCTGTCCAGGGACCTGGACGAGCTGAACGCGGTGAAGATCCGCAACAACGACGGTGACCTGATCTACGCGGTGCCCAGTGAAGGGGGTTTCCGGACCCCCAGGGCGCCCTTGGGCGAGTCGGCGAAGGAAGAACGGATGCGGCGCCTGTCCCAGGAGCTGCTGATCTCGGCGGAAGCCTCGGCGAACCTGGTGGTCCTGCGTACCCCTCCGGGGGCGGCGCAGTTCTTGGCGTCGGCGATCGACCAGGCGGAGCTGCACGACATCCTGGGGACGATCGCGGGTGACGACACGTTGCTGTTGATCAGCCGGGAGCCGACGGGGGGTCAGGCGCTGGCGGAACATTTGCTGCGGTTGGCTCAGAACGGCCACTGA
- a CDS encoding acetylornithine transaminase: MSNQELTARWQGALMNNYGTPKLALERGAGTKLWDDDGKQYLDFVGGIAVNALGHAHPAIVEAVSRQIASLGHVSNLFIAEPPVALAERLLQHFGRDGKVYFCNSGAEANEGAFKIGRLTGRGHIVATHGGFHGRTMGALALTGQPAKQTPFLPLPGDVTHVPYGDAQALAAAVTEDTAMVVIEPIQGENGVVVPPAGYLKAARAITAATGSLLVLDEVQTGVGRTGHWFEYQAHDGVLPDVVTLAKGLGGGLPLGATVAFGRAAELLQPGHHGTTFGGNPVACAAGLAVLDTIANEGLLENVKRQSERLRDGIESAGHSLVSHVRGAGLLLGIVLTEPLAPRVQQAAQDAGFLVNAPAPDVVRLMPPLNLGDDEVDAFLRALPGVLDEAQGVDG; encoded by the coding sequence TTGAGCAACCAGGAGCTGACCGCCCGCTGGCAGGGCGCGCTCATGAACAACTACGGCACTCCCAAGCTGGCCCTCGAGCGCGGCGCGGGCACCAAGCTGTGGGACGACGACGGCAAGCAGTACCTCGACTTCGTCGGCGGCATCGCGGTCAACGCGCTCGGCCACGCCCACCCCGCGATCGTCGAGGCCGTGAGCCGGCAGATCGCCTCCCTCGGCCATGTCTCCAACCTGTTCATCGCCGAGCCGCCCGTCGCGCTCGCCGAACGGCTGCTGCAGCACTTCGGCCGCGACGGCAAGGTCTACTTCTGCAACTCCGGTGCCGAGGCCAACGAGGGTGCCTTCAAGATCGGGCGGCTGACCGGGCGGGGGCACATCGTCGCCACCCACGGCGGCTTCCACGGCCGGACCATGGGCGCGCTGGCGCTGACCGGCCAGCCCGCCAAGCAGACACCGTTCCTGCCGCTGCCCGGCGATGTCACCCACGTCCCCTACGGCGATGCGCAGGCGCTCGCGGCCGCGGTCACCGAGGACACTGCCATGGTCGTGATCGAGCCGATCCAGGGCGAGAACGGTGTGGTCGTGCCGCCCGCCGGCTATCTCAAGGCCGCCCGGGCGATCACCGCCGCGACCGGTTCGCTGCTCGTCCTGGACGAGGTGCAGACCGGCGTCGGGCGGACCGGGCACTGGTTCGAGTACCAGGCCCACGACGGTGTCCTGCCCGATGTGGTCACCCTGGCCAAGGGCCTCGGCGGTGGGCTGCCGCTCGGTGCGACGGTCGCCTTCGGGCGCGCCGCGGAGCTGCTGCAGCCGGGCCATCACGGGACGACCTTCGGCGGCAACCCCGTCGCGTGCGCGGCCGGACTCGCGGTTCTGGACACCATCGCGAACGAGGGATTGCTGGAGAACGTCAAGCGGCAGAGCGAGAGGTTGCGGGACGGAATCGAGTCAGCCGGGCATTCGCTGGTCTCCCATGTCAGGGGTGCGGGGCTTCTGCTGGGTATCGTGCTCACCGAGCCGCTCGCACCGCGGGTGCAGCAGGCGGCTCAGGACGCCGGCTTTCTGGTGAACGCGCCCGCCCCCGATGTCGTACGGCTGATGCCGCCGCTGAATCTCGGCGACGACGAGGTGGACGCGTTTCTCCGGGCGCTGCCCGGTGTTCTGGACGAGGCCCAAGGGGTGGATGGATGA